The genomic stretch GATCTACATAAAAGCCGAGTAATTGCCGGCCCATTATTAATATTAGTACGTTTCACTGGCAGTGGATCTATCATCTTGCCCAATGAAACGGccaaaaaataaaatcgCACATTTCAATCCCCGATCCCCAATTCAAAATGCCGATTGATCGCCGAATCATTAAGCCCTCTGTACCTGTACgaattgaatgaatattCCATCTCTCTGAATCCATCCCATGAAAACTGCTACAACAACGCCCTGTAGCTCATATCCTATATCCCATACCCATCTCGCGCTCACACACTACACTCACACACTATACTCACACTCTACCAAACTTTACATTCAACCCCAAAAAGCAGATACACTCAGCTACATTCACATTCCAGGCCTCCACCAAAAGAACACTTCTGCTGTACACGTACAACAACCCCAATTTTTTATCACAACACAGGAGCCTTCTTTTAAAAAAGAATATCGCCACATCACCGACAATATTACAACACCTTGAACCGCCAAAATGTAGTCTACAACTCCCAACTCCATCAAAATCCCAGTACAATGAATGTTGAACAACCAGTGTGCGTTGTACGTTAACTTGTGGGATACACCATCTCCTCGACTGCATATTCAATTtaaaaatgattcagataaTGACGAattagaagaaaagaaaatgaaatgaattaATTTACTACAAAAAAATCCAGAACATTTACTAGTACGTGGCCGATTCAGAATTGGGAGAGTGGGCACAACACTGAATACCTTTTGCTAGTGTGTTAATACTCTACTCTAGTTTTAGCCATTAGCTCTAAGCTATCTGATTTCATATTATTGGTGTTTCCCGGTAGACAACAGTGGTTCTGAGGACCGACTTGGTACAAATATTCCACCAGGAGGACGTAAACGGTAGAAGTGAAAAGCGAGTCGTACACTTGCATAAAAGCTCGTCATACTGACACTTGCGCTGTTGTAATGGTAGGATAGGATATGTCTTGAACAAACAATATCAATGCGCCGTGCCATCTATTCTGTTTCCTCAGACGTAGACATGGTGGTACTCAAATATGTGACATTAAGTAAAATAAGGAAACCTCTCCAGAACACAACTCGGAGAAGtgcaaaaacaaaaacaaagtcTTGGTGCAGGTCATCCAGGAGACACGCTGAGCACACGGGCATGTTCTGCAGAAGTTCAACACCAAATGTCTTCTCTGAATGGCGAGGGAGTGTGTCGAGTCAGTTGACATTGTGATCTATAATACTCTGACAGGGGCTCTTATTTTACTCAGGGGCGGTGAGGAAGCCGTAATTTCCGCAGCGTGGGCTACTCGCGGACGATCATCAGACCAAGGCACATCACCCACTTCAAAGTTCGAAATAAGTCTTTAAAAGTCTTTGAAATCGTTTGTTTTATTCTCAATAATAGCAAACCACGTTACAGTGCATTCAGCTGAACAATGTACAAGCATATTCATATGGAAATGAAAAGCTCTTGAACGGTGTCCTCAAAGAATGTACCGGATTGTGCTAGCTAATAAGTCAGACAAAGAAAATCTCGTTGAAGGTCTAGCGATGCCACGGCGCTTCTATATTTCCTATGTCCAAGAAGGGCAATGGTCAGTAGTTCAATATAGATTTGAGTTTGAGCAACATTCTCAGTTTTAGGACCAGGTAGGCCGCCTTGTgattgaacgttgaacgttgaaccaTTATTGGACAAAGATATAATTTCTGTTGTTTGCATTGAAGATTCAGTATTGTGCACTGAAGATTGAAGAAATACCGTCGTAATACTGGACGCATCTAGCAGTGTAATATATAAAGTATCCAACTATCAAACCACAGCTGAACCGCCGCGTTCGTGAAAAGATGTTCTCATAGAACGCACGTGTATTTAATAATGGTGCCCAACATACAAACATACATCCTCTCACTGAAGGTCTGGACATGCCACGGTGCTTCCGTATTTCCTGTGCCCAAGAACGGAAATGGCGAGTAATTCAATAAAAATTCGAGTTCACACCCCACGTTCATTTGTAGGAACAAGAAGGACCTATAATTATAGCATTGAGCAAGGATTCAAGTTTCTTGTTATATGCGTTGAAGACTCCGTATTTTACGATACTGGGCATCGAAGAAGTAGAAATTTGCAGCACTGGACACATGCAGCATAATATACAGATTAATCACACTTTTGAAGGAACTTCATTACAGAACAGACCGTGAAGCTGTACCCAGGGTGCTACAAGTTTCTCCGGTGTTGATACAACAGCGGAAACCCAAGATGGTTAACGGAGAATTCAGCCTGTCAATGTCATGCGTGTACAAACagcacattgacattggaAGTTTGTTCAATAACTCCCAAGTGCGTGGTGGATTGGGAAAGAGCACAGTCAATCCTAGCATAAAAGCAGGCAGTAAACACCTAGAAAAATTATCTCCCTCTTTCACGGACGATCTACTCAATAACCTCTACTTTCTGCAACTGTTGCTCACATGGCTAATCGTGTCGTTGTCCAAGGTGCTCAACCTAGGCCACCGCCTGGTCAATTCACCCATCCACGGCTTGAAATATCCACATTTGTCCAAAATCTTCGCCAATTCTCGCTATATGTACAAGCACTTCGTAAGGCTTGTAAAAAAATGGACATCAGAAAAGCCACTGACCTTTAAATTTATAAACGCAACAGAAATTTTTTACGACCGGTATCAAGGCGACGCTACATCCTATTGGCAAATTTCGGGCATACATGGCCTGCCTTATGTTGACTGGAACGGCACACCAAGTGGTGGACGCGGTTATTGTGTTCACCAATCATTGCTGTTCCCGACCTGGCATCGACCATATGTTGTTCTTTTTGAGGTATATCTCCCTGATTTTGCAAGTAGTACCTTCTTGGTACTGACTCAAAAACATCCACAGCAAGAAATACAGAAAATTGCACGCGAGCTCGCGCAAGCATATACTCATAACCGTCCTCTCTGGGAAGAAGCCGCCGCCGCGTTGCGTCAGCCATACTGGGGATGGGACAACACTGCGACAATGGTCCCACCTCTTCACATCACAACTTATCCTACTCTTATGATTGTCAAAGCCAGAAGTACAGCATTTGTTCGGGTACCCAACCCATTCCTTACGTACACATACCCAAAGAATGGCAATGCTGGGTTTCCTCCTGATTTCAATGTCTGGCCTCGTACTACTCGCTATCCAGATGCTTCTGGTAATAGCCAGCCTGACAAGCTTAGAAAGTGCGTTCACAATATCTTCTCTGTTCCAAAACATTCTACCACAGCTAATCTCCTTTTATATGATAGCGTCCTTTCGATTGTGGGTCCACAGATCCACGAAAATTTTAGAAGGCTCTTTTCTCTCAGAACCTGGAAGGAGTTCACGAGCGGAGGCCTTGGAACATCGGGATTAGAAGCTATTCATGGAACAATCCATGTTCGAACAGGAGGGCCTGGTGGAAACATGGGACAGGTGCCAGTAGCAGGTAAATTTATTAAAGCAATCCCCACGTTGATTTACCACTGACATCAGGTCAACCAAGCTTTCGATCCAATTTTCTATCTGCATCACGCTCAAGTCGATCGTGTTATCGATCTCTGGTACAACGTACACCGCGACTGGATCTCACAGACAGATGGCAAGTGGTATACCTGTCGGCATCACAATGTCACTAAATATATGACACAGATCTCTTGCCCTTCCGGAGAACTCAAACTGACTACTGGAAATCTCCAGACATCATTAGAACCGGCGACGTATTCAACTATAGCTATGACAGGACTGTCAACGCTTCGCAGTCTGAATCCAGCGAGGGCGTTGCAACGAGCGACGAAAGTTAGTATCCTATTGCAGACCATAAATCCTCCAGTAACCTGTCCGTTTCAGATACAGATCCCGAAAGAACCGAGCTCGAATGGAGCGTCCGCGTTGAATGCAAACAGTATGAGGTCGGAGGAAGTTTCTCTGTTTACGTCTTCATATCAAACGAAACACCCACCAACCATCATGTGGAATGGCTTTCCCATGAAACCGTTGCCGGTACCTTCGATGTTTTCGCCAACCTCAACCCCGAGGAGTGTGCCAACTGTAGCGCTCGTGTTGATCAAGAAGTCAAAGGGTTTGTGCATATAAACCAGAAATATTTGGAGAGGTCAAATGCAACCCTTTCCCCGGAGGACGTCATTCCATATTTGAAGGAGAATATTAGCTGGGCTGTGGTATCGGTACGTGTAAATGATATGAGATGTCTGTGATTATTGCTTATAACCGGATTATCTAGGCCAACGGAGAGGTTGTCGACCTACAAAAGTTCCCATCTCTCAAAGTGACGGTGATAAGCACCCCCCTCACTCTCTCCGAAGGTGCGAAATACCCTACTGAGGGTCTACCAACGCACTATCCTGAGGTTACTCGTGGACGCCTTGGGGGACATCGTGATGACTAGGGAAATTTTATCACAACACATCAAGCACTAACAACATTGACCCTGATTGCGCGTACGTTGGTGTATCGTATCTTTGCAATGATTTTCTGCCTCCTATCCAATTATATACAAAAAACATAACCATCCATCTATCATTTAAACAAGAACAAAATGTTTTCCTGGTCGAGGTATCCACTAGTAGGGCTGCCAATGTATATGTAGAGTATCGATCGGTTACAGGATAAACGCCAAAAAAATATACCGTCATCGCTTTCTTTGTTTCCCCCTCGCAAATTTGACCGTTCCACTAGTGAGCGCCACGGTGATAAGTATGTTTATAAGATATTGGcttgaaaacaaaaaatttATTTCATTCGCTGCATGAGCTTCTTCGAGTACATGAACATAAATTCGAACACGATCGCTAACAtctatttctttttcctatccccctttccctttctccccATTTTCTAATTGGACCGTCTCCTCGGGTATGCGCACCATACCTCTCGCTCGCTAACACGCACAAACACTCGCACGCATGCCCTAGTATATTCTGAGGAGTGACAACAACGAAGCTCAATTGCTCAACGGGCGTACCTTGGATGTACGTCTTTCATTGCAGCAAGTCCTATATTTGAAAACTCACGCGCTTTGACGTGCCAAATTCATCCCTACTTGTACGTTCGGCTAAGTCCGGCATGCGGCTTGTTCTCACGAGGCAGGCCCCGGGAGGCCTATGGGCTTATCCGCAATTTTACTGATTTTGGCCCccaaatccgcgaaaccggatAGACCTTCTCGGGGAAATTTCCGAAACGTGAACAAGTCAGCGTAACTCAACCCTGTTATGGCGCCAGAAACGTCCAATGTACTAAACCATATCTACTTGAGCATCAAAATCTAGTCTTCAaaggacccgggaagctcccctagagGTCTGTCCGCTGTTTTGCCCGATTTTGGTGTTGAGCAGCATAATGTGCCCAAAACTACTCTACACAGTCTATGTACGCAGTGGCTAAGGACTTGACTTAATACTTACCCTTTGGGTCGTGTTACTTGAGTTGTAGCTACTCGAGTGGGTTGTGAAAACCGCTTGTCATTAGAGGGCGTTAGCGTCGCCCTTATATACACCTAGAGTGCGTTACATGTGACTAGTGACAGTAACTACTGTATAGTACTTAGTCATCTATCTACTTAGTAATCTATTCACATGACTTATCATATGACTCTGAGAGTCACACGGTCGAATGTGAACTTTATTAATAATAGTCGTTcaacactccccctcaaGTGGTGCGCGCGCCATAAGGCGGGACTCTACTTGTTTTCATGAACGGACTAATCTAGCGGGTAAAACTCAAGGCCTAGAGCAGATCTATGTTTCAAGAATAGGTCAGGACCTAGATTCTTGGTAAACATGTCGGCAACGTTATCAGCAGTCGGAACTGCATATAACTTGAGTGTGCCTTGCTCTATTTGTTCCCGTATGTAATGATAGCGAATCTCCACATGCTTAATCCCTTTTTGTGTCACAGGATTCTGCGCATTGAATATTGCACCATGTGAGTCCGCATAGACTGGGACGTGGAAAATTGGTTTGGCCAGTTCCGCAAATAGATTTTTAATCCATGCGCAATCTTTGGCGCAGTCGGAGAGTGCCATGTATTCACTCATAGTAGACGACGTTGAGACTAACTTCTGTGTCTGTGATTTCCACATGACCGCGGCATTTGCCAAGCTAAAGAAGTAGCCTTGTGCAGACCGACGCTTAAGGTCGAGCTCTGATTGGTCATCTCCATAAGAGGCGTCACAATAGGCATATAGGCCAGCGCGAGACTTCCCATCATAAACTAAGGCATATTTGCATGTGCCAACAAGATACCGCATAATATATTTAGCCTTGTTCATGTGGTCTTCAGATGGATTGGAAGCAAACTTTGCCATCTGAGTCACTGCATATGCAATGTCAGGTCTAGTTCCAAGCATTAGGTAAAGCAAGGAACCAATCACTGATTGGTACTGCGAGCGAAGTTGTGCCGAACTAGTACCATCGAACGGCATTGGGCGATAGCCCGTGGGTAAGGGAGTTCTAGCAGCTTTAGCATCGCTCATGCCAAACCGGGTTAGAACCTTCTCCAAATAGTTGGCTTGACTTAAGAGGATTTTGCCATCTTTGTAATCAATAGCCATGCGGAGAAACTCCCGTGATTCTCCAAGATCCCGGCAATCCCACTTCTTCATGAAGAGATCTCTCTTCTGTCGTGAGAGTTCGGAGTTAGGTCCGGTGATCTGGATGTCGTCGACATAGGCAAACATTATTGCTAACGTGCCGTCGGTATGACGTGAGATGAAGATGCCGGCGTCCGAGTATAGTCTGGTGAATCCAAGCTCTTTTAGACTTCTGTCTAGCTCAAACCACCATGCTCGTGCGGCTTGTTTGAGCCCATAAATTGCCTTTTTAAGCCGGAGtactttcttctcctgtcCCTTTAGAACAAAGCCCTCAGGTTGTTCCATATATATCTCCTCGTCTAACGGCCCATAAAGGAAGGCCGATATGACGTCAAGGGACCAGACTTTCCACCCTTCGAGTGCGGCAAGGGCAAATATTGTGCGAACACTTGGTAGCATGACTACGGGTGAGAATAACTCATCGTAATCTAGGCCTTCTATCTGTAAGAAGCCTTTGGCTACCAGACGAGCCTTTTTTCGACCATCAGTTTTGATGTCGTAGACCCATCTGCATTTGATGGCTTTTCGGCCATTAGGGAGATCGACAAGCTCATAGACCTCTCTTTTGACGAGGACCTCTAACTCGTCTTTCATGGCTTGTCTCCATTCCTTCTGTTGGTCAGCTGGTAATTTCAGCAAATCACGCAGGGTCCAGTCACGGACATCCTTTGTGAGACCATAATCAGCAGCGCAGATAATTTCGCAGACCCGTTTGGAAAGTAATGTCGCGAAAAGACTGTTTGCTACTCCCCCTTCCGTCCCTGAATTAGGGATACCAGATTCAACATTGCGATTGCTACTAGATCGAGTAAGTGGCACGTAATCAGGGACGGATGCCACTCCGTGTGAAACAGTCTGCAGCTTCTTACGTCGATCTTTATCGGTTGTTGTTCCGGGTCGGTAAACATTGCCTTCCCGCTCTGGTACTTTCCGAGTTCTATCCGACCTTCTGGGCGGAGGCTTGACAGGTGTATCAGGCATTTTTGGTCTTTGACCTGACGTGGGAGGTGTTACGTATCCCTGATCGtcgtcatcctgatcatcgtcatcgtcacgAGGAGGACGTGAACTAGGCCCTGGCATAGAACTTGGAGGACTGGCGGACCGTGGGCTCGGTTGATCGCCTGTCTCTTTCGGCAGAGGTGGCATTGGAAAGTCGTCGTTATCGGAATCGGTCGACTCACTTCCATAGCCGATTTCAAAGGAGGGTCcctttggttttggaggATTAAAGCGTGTGTTGGGTGGAATCTTCCTCTTAGATTCACACTTTGGGAATAAGGTTTCATCGAATAGGGCCTTGTTCGCACGAAAGACCACATTATTCGGAGATCTCATAAAGATCATCACCGAATTAGATTCGTAGCCGAGGAATGTCATCAACTCGGAACGCGGTGATAACTTATTTTTACGCTGCTCCTTGTGTAGGTACACATAAGCTGCGCATCCCAAAGTTTTAATTTTAGACACATCAGGTAACTCCCCCTTAAGGGCCTGATGGGGTGTCTTCCACTCAATGCGTTTTACCGGAGTCCTATTGTATAGGAAGACAGCGTGGGCACAGCAAAATTGCCACCAGCTATCCGGTAGACAGGCGTAATGCCTCATCGCTTCAGACTTTTCCATAATTGTCCTGTTTAGTCTTTCAGCTCAACCATTGCTCTGATGAGCATAGGGAGCTGTAAAGCAGGCACGTGTACCGGCATTTTGTAGCCGTTCCAAAAACTCGGTACTAACGAATTCTCCGCCATTATCAAAGAAGTATTCTTTGACGGAGGTACCGTACTGTTTTTCCACCATTTTCTCGAAAGAATTCACAGCCGCAGCGGCATCACTCTTCTTTTTAAGAAAGTAGAGCCATACGTGTGGGGTGTGGTCGTCCAAAAAGGACATGAAGTATTTACACTTCTGGTAGGAATAAACAGAAAATGTCTTGAGATCACAATGAATACGATCAAAAGGCTTCTTCGCGCGTTTGGGGTTTTCGTCATATGACTTATCAGTCATTTTACCCTTCGCGCAGCCTTCACAGACATTTTTGTCCTTGGGTACACTTATTTTGGGAAAGTTCTTAGTGGAGTCCCTAAAATGTCTTAGAACATCGTCAGAGGGATGACCAAGGCGTCGATGCCAAAGGTCACTTGACTCTTGAAGAGTCGAAGATAACGTGCTAATGTCTTCTCCAGAGACAATGCGCGTATGCACCCAATACATTGGATGTCTGTTCGATTCAATTGAATCTGCCCTGGCTTGCAGGCCATATGATTTTTTAGGCAAATCAAAGAACCGAAGGACTTTAGCTGTTCCTTCTATGGTCATGCCGGACGACAGGAGTTGTCCCATCGACATTAATCGAACATGTAATTGTTCCATGTATAGAACAGGATGGAGTCGGCGGACTTCATGTCCCAGATCCTCGGAGTGTGAAACCACTTCTACGAAGACTGTTCCAAAACCGGTGATAGGCACTGTGGTAGTGGCAGTTTGTGAAATAGGTCGATTATTCTCAGCAAAGTCTTGGTAACTTGCGAAATCAGACTTATTGCCAGTAAAGTGCACACTAGCACCACTGTCCATTAACCAAGCCGTTATGGCTTCTTTCCcctttttgggtttttcagttccttttcctttgcaatCTGGACAACACGCGAAAtgagatagatatttttggTATACATCATGTACAAATGAGTAGtaaatatctacagggaactcctcctcctccggccGGTCGACTGTTGAGTCGTTGTCGTCTCTAGATGGGGTAGTCCCTGTGGGAATCTCAGTGTTATTTATAGTCCAATTGCTAGAACTAGAACTTACTTGCCTGTCAACGAAATGGTCATCGTAGTAACCATCATAGAgatcctcatcgtcttctcCGTAATCCACACGTTCCTCAATAGGAACATCAGGAGACTGTTCTCTCTGATCATCAAAGTTTGGGATATCACCCCATTGCTTTGGTTCCGGTCCAAATAGCTCATTATTAAGCTTTTCGATCTCCGGAGATGTGATCTCACCATCAACGACCATGTGATCGTCAATAGTTTCAGAGTTGGCGGGCGGAGTCTTCAACCTTTCTGCGAGGGAGACATCCGAAGGAATTTGTAAGCTGTTCGTGGCAACGCTTTCCATGATCTGGAGTGCCTGTGATGTAGGCTTTACACCAATTCTGGAAGCTAGGCTGCGTGCGGCAGCAGGAGCCGGGTATGGCGCCATGCGTGTGTCCGGATTTCTCCAGGGCCCAGCCGGAGCAGAGGTACGGGAGGAGATACTTCCTCTACCGTTGATCTCGATGATCCTTGACGTGGTGGGAGCTGGAATTGCCGGTTCGAGAACCGTCAATGTTGATGCCATAAAGACATCATCCGCTAAGGCTGTATTGCCTTGTGCATGCTGCTTGCCTTTGCCTCGTGGGGCACGCTTACGAATTCTCTTCTCCTGATTATCACCCTGAGACTGTCCCTGATTAGGGGTCTTCGAAGGATGATAGTGAGGGTGTTCCCCTTTTGGTCGGATCGCAGTATTGCGTTCAGCCGACTGTTGCGGTGCCCGGGAAGGGCCGGTCTTTGGTGCAGGCTTAGGGTCATATGTCGTACCCTTTTTAGGCTTTTGCCTGTCATCCAGATTACCAAACCGCGCTCCCCAACGATTGCGGATATCAGCGGAGATAGCCTCCAGCTTCATGTCATCAATCTTGGTCTTGTCTCCATAATCATTAATAAGGTCTTGATATATGGAGGGCGGTTGATTGGGCGATACCGCAAGGGGTAAACGTGAGAATAAGATGAGACATGCCATGGTCTCGGATACTAGATCCGCATTTTCGACCTTTTTGACATGCTCGTAGATGGCTCTAAAACGGGCCAGCTGAGGGGTAGGATCCGAAAGATCAAATTTGAAGGTGGTCAGACGTTTGAAGTCCTCCATcacttcaacaaattgaactTTATCGTATTTTGCTTTCAGATCATCCCATGCCCCCTTCGCGGTCTTtcccttgactgtttcccaaATAGATGGGATCAAGGAATTCGCGATGACACCTAGTGCCTTGGAATTCTGCTCCTTAAAGTCTTTCATCGCTTTTTCAAACGACGAAGATCTTTACGACCAGCgttggaattggattttcCACAGCTCAATTTGAGCTGCGTTAACAGTTGTTGCCGGAGCAACGGGGGATGGGAATGCAGGCTCTCCTTCAATTGGAGAAGGGGCCACGACATCTCCAGAAATAACCCCATCAACGCCAGTCAGGAGGAATATGGGAAGCATTTTGTCAGCCCATTTACGATAGTTAGAACCATCGAATTTGGGGAATTCGGAAACAGATACGGTtgctttggaagacattCTTAGTGCGCTTAAAGTTTGAGCCTGTGACAAGAATAAGTCAGCAAGGCTTTTCTCACATCCTGAACTTAAAATAGAAGGAAACAGTTGGGCTGGTCAGGCCCGATCAATCTCAAGATCAGATCTAAGATCCAATCGAGATTAAGATCTTTTGCACACTCATCTAGATCGCCAAAAATAGGCGTTATCTTTCAGAGCAGCATGGGGCAAGTATTGTCCCTAGGCCAGTGCCGTCGACAGCAAGGCTAACAAGCCTGCGTCGTTATGGCtacggggcccataacctgttgagcAGCATAATGTGCCCAAAACTACTCTACACAGTCTATGTACGCAGTGGCTAAGGACTTGACTTAATACTTACCCTTTGGGTCGTGTTACTTGAGTTGTAGCTACTCGAGTGGGTTGTGAAAACCGCTTGTCATTAGAGGGCGTTAGCGTCGCCCTTATATACACCTAGAGTGCGTTACATGTGACTAGTGACAGTAACTACTGTATAGTACTTAGTCATCTATCTACTTAGTAATCTATTCACATGACTTATCATATGACTCTGAGAGTCACACGGTCGAATGTGAACTTTATTAATAATAGTCGTTCAACatttggccctcaaatccgcattGTTttgggcctcaaatccgcaaaaGCGGACAATGATATTTAGACCTTCCTAATTGGGAAATTTTTTCTCCCTGCGGGGCATGAAAATTGATTGCGGCCTCGGATAATGCCGGAGTCACGCTTTCAAGTGTTTTACTGGCAAAATGCCATTGTTGGTGCCTAATTTACCCCAAAAAAGCTCTTTTAGGGCAACGTTTCCCATGGACGACGTGAtggaaattttttgaaaaaatctTGTCCAATTGGCCCTAAAATCCGCAAAAAGCGGACAATGCTTGGGTCAAAatgccctcaaatccgccaaaaGTAGGACAATGATTTGGCCAaattttggccctcaaatccgcaaaaagCGGACAGACctctaggggagcttcccgggtcctgtCTTCAATGACCATGGAACGTCTAAATGAGGCGTTATTAGGAACCCTCGGACGTACATCATAATCCTAAAGCAGTCTCAGAACATCAGTAGGGTGAGGAAAAAATGCTCTAAGTCCCTCTTTGCGCATTACAAGTCATTGAAGCTATTAGGGGCGCTTCAATCAACCATAACAAGCCACCGTTGAACATTAGAATGGCCCAATCAAGCCAAATCATTGCGACAAACGATTAAAGCGCAAAAAATACACTGCAACACTCCAGAACTGATTTGAACGGGTCGAAACTCAGTTGACAGAGATTGAGCACAAGTTCAAGGTTAGTTCATAACTCACTATACTCGTTTGATATGCTATTCCAAGGACTAGCATGTCTATAGGGTGAAAGGGACAATTTGTACCTCGGCGCTCACCGTCGCGCCCAtatgtctaaaaatagatcatCAATTTGTTGAACAGAAAAAAGAGCGAAAATGGGACACTACTTGCCTAGTATACACATAGTGTCATCGAAAGCAAGAAATACGGAGCTTCTAGATGGGTACTGTGTCAGAACCTGACGGCTGGCAGCAGAATGCACAATAGAAAGAATCAGGCGGTTGTCAAACGTCGGCCGTGAAAGTCTTGTTCATGGAGGGGTGTTAGCATGCTTAAAAACTAGCTGTAACGGTGTCGGACGTTCCACTTGGAAGTTGGTGTGACCAGCCTTCCAAGTTTACGGGGAGCTCGGAGGGCAACGCATTGGCTTCTGCCCTCAATTGTTATCTTGGCTTATGAATGCGTGAGCATTCAAATCTTGAACGGCATATAAACTTACGCACACGCCTTGGGAGCAACAAGGTAGAGATAAAGGTCTCTATGAACCAGCCATCCCTTCAGCCTAGAGGTCATCCAGGTACGGGGCATCCAGAAGCTCTGTAAGAATGGAGCGGacagaggaagacgaagT from Psilocybe cubensis strain MGC-MH-2018 chromosome 2, whole genome shotgun sequence encodes the following:
- a CDS encoding Polyphenol oxidase 1 — its product is MVNGEFSLSMSCVYKQHIDIGSLFNNSQVRGGLGKSTVNPSIKAGSKHLEKLSPSFTDDLLNNLYFLQLLLTWLIVSLSKVLNLGHRLVNSPIHGLKYPHLSKIFANSRYMYKHFKFFTTGIKATLHPIGKFRAYMACLMLTGTAHQVVDAQEIQKIARELAQAYTHNRPLWEEAAAALRQPYWGWDNTATMVPPLHITTYPTLMIVKARSTAFVRVPNPFLTYTYPKNGNAGFPPDFNVWPRTTRYPDASGNSQPDKLRNVLSIVGPQIHENFRRLFSLRTWKEFTSGGLGTSGLEAIHGTIHVRTGGPGGNMGQVPVADLLPFRRTQTDYWKSPDIIRTGDVFNYSYDRTVNASQSESSEGVATSDENTDPERTELEWSVRVECKQYEVGGSFSVYVFISNETPTNHHVEWLSHETVAGTFDVFANLNPEECANCSARVDQEVKGFVHINQKYLERSNATLSPEDVIPYLKENISWAVVSANGEVVDLQKFPSLKVTVISTPLTLSEGAKYPTEGLPTHYPEVTRGRLGGHRDD